The genomic window GCGCGCTCGGTGGCCCGTCCGGAGGCGGTCAGGGCCTCCGAACTCAGCACGGTCTTCTTGGGGCGTCCCGTGGAGCCCGAGGTGGCCACGACCACCGCGGGCCCCGGGCGGGACAGCACCGCCCGCAGCCGGGGCAGCAGCTCGGCGGGGTCCCCCGCCACGGGGCCGTCCAGCAGCACGACGTCGCTCGGCAGCTCCGCGGCCTGCGGGGCGTCGAGCGGGTGGCCAGGCTCTGGTCCGGAAACGGAGGAGCCGGACCCGCGGGGGGCGGGCACGGCGTCGTCGTCGGGGAAGGGGGTGGAACCGGGGCTCACGCGGCGGCTCAGAAGTAGTAGGGGAACGCGGACCAGTCCGGGTCCCGCTTCTGCAGGAAGGCGTCGCGGCCCTCCACGGCTTCGTCCGTCATGTAACCCATGCGGGTGGCCTCCCCGGCGAAGACCTGCTGGCCCACCATGCCGTCGTCCGGGAGGTTGAACGCGTACTTGAGCATGCGCACGGCCTGCGGGGACTGGGCGGTGATCTTCCGGGCCCACTCCAGGGCGGTGGACTCGAGCTCGGCGTGGGGGACCACGCGGTTCACGGCACCCATGCGGTGCATGTCCTCGGCGGAATACTCATCGGCCAGGAAGAAGATCTCCCGGGCGAACTTCTGGCCCACCTGGCGGGCGAGCAGCGCGGAACCGTAGCCGGCGTCGAACGAGCCCACGGTGGCGTCCGTCTGCTTGAACTTCCCGTGCTCGGCGGAGGCGATGGTGAGGTCGCACACCACGTGCAGCGAGTGCCCGCCGCCAGCGGCCCAGCCCGAGACCGCCGCGATCACCACCTTGGGCATCGTGCGGATCAGGCGCTGCACCTCCAGGATGTGCAGGCGCCCGGCGCGGGCGGGGTCGATGGAGTCCGCGGTCTCGCCCTCGGCGTAGTGGTAGCCGTCCCGGCCGCGGATGCGCTGGTCCCCGCCGGAGCAGAACGCCCAGCCGCCGTCCTTGGCGGAGG from Kocuria rhizophila DC2201 includes these protein-coding regions:
- a CDS encoding 1,4-dihydroxy-2-naphthoyl-CoA synthase — translated: MTNAQLPDRVSGIFDPQQWRPVEGFTDLQDITYHRGVERDASGAVVKDLPWVRIAFDRPEVRNAFRPGTVDELYRTLDHARMSSDVGAVILTGNGPSAKDGGWAFCSGGDQRIRGRDGYHYAEGETADSIDPARAGRLHILEVQRLIRTMPKVVIAAVSGWAAGGGHSLHVVCDLTIASAEHGKFKQTDATVGSFDAGYGSALLARQVGQKFAREIFFLADEYSAEDMHRMGAVNRVVPHAELESTALEWARKITAQSPQAVRMLKYAFNLPDDGMVGQQVFAGEATRMGYMTDEAVEGRDAFLQKRDPDWSAFPYYF